A genome region from Blautia coccoides includes the following:
- a CDS encoding beta-galactosidase: MRKTQNFKWDGLSLGTCYYPEHWDKKLWREDLRRMKENGIFTIRIAEFAWSKLEPREGEFTFEFFDSFLDLAEEEGMKVIFGTPTATPPVWLTEKYPEVLNCRLDGTPFRHGMRRHYNYNSPVYRKLCSVIVEKAAEHYGQRPCIVGWQIDNEINCEVDVFYSESDTAAFREFLKGKYGTLDALNEAWGTVFWNQTYTEWEEIYVPRPTVHDSTNPHQVLDYTRFISASAVQFCKMQSDIIRKYKKPQDFITTNGMFGNLDNHEMMDECLDVYTYDSYPNFAYCLCEDPKHSDDLNDRKWSRNLSEVRSVCPHFGIMEQQSGANGWNTRMEAPAPKPGQMMLWTMQSIAHGADYVSFFRWRTAVIGTEIYWHGILDYDNRDNRKLSEVHRIWKRIQAVNEMAGAEYQAAFGLVRDYDNIWDSQLDVWHMRLAKKSEKEIFTASQISHTPMDMVYLLEDTDAEELMKYPVLIYPHPLILTEKRAEVLEQYVKAGGCLILGCRTGQKDENGRCVMQPMPGLLSSLAQTDVKEFTFIGPADDAVFMDWQGKQVETGLFNDILATTGPDVRILAKYSSNYYEGRPALAETVCGKGKVLHFGGTFTRENVKEFLAYTGVLSPYQELVEVPEACEIAMRVKDGKKYLFVLNYGKEPQKIVLKEAVMDMDTKDEVQGNVLLKGYETKVYRIF; encoded by the coding sequence ATGAGGAAAACACAGAATTTCAAATGGGACGGCCTTTCTCTGGGTACTTGTTATTACCCGGAACACTGGGACAAAAAGCTGTGGAGGGAAGACCTTAGGCGGATGAAGGAGAACGGAATCTTTACCATCCGAATCGCAGAGTTTGCGTGGAGCAAGCTGGAGCCAAGGGAGGGGGAATTTACTTTTGAATTCTTCGATTCATTTCTGGATTTGGCTGAGGAGGAGGGGATGAAGGTTATATTCGGCACCCCAACGGCTACGCCTCCGGTCTGGCTGACAGAGAAATACCCGGAGGTGCTGAACTGCCGTCTGGACGGGACACCGTTTCGGCATGGGATGAGGAGACATTATAATTACAATTCTCCTGTCTATCGGAAGCTCTGCTCCGTTATTGTGGAGAAGGCGGCAGAACACTACGGACAGCGTCCCTGTATTGTGGGGTGGCAGATTGATAATGAGATCAACTGCGAGGTGGATGTCTTCTATTCTGAGAGCGACACAGCGGCTTTCAGGGAATTCCTGAAGGGGAAATATGGGACACTGGATGCTTTGAATGAGGCCTGGGGAACTGTATTCTGGAATCAGACCTATACAGAGTGGGAGGAAATCTATGTGCCCAGACCCACCGTGCACGATTCCACAAATCCCCATCAGGTTCTGGATTACACCAGATTTATATCTGCAAGCGCTGTGCAGTTCTGTAAAATGCAGAGTGATATCATCAGAAAATATAAAAAACCTCAGGATTTTATCACAACAAACGGTATGTTTGGAAATCTGGACAACCATGAGATGATGGATGAGTGTCTGGATGTCTATACGTATGACTCCTACCCTAATTTTGCCTACTGTCTGTGTGAGGACCCCAAACACTCGGACGATTTAAATGACAGGAAATGGAGCCGGAATCTGTCGGAAGTGCGTTCTGTCTGTCCGCATTTCGGCATTATGGAACAGCAGTCAGGGGCAAACGGATGGAATACCCGCATGGAGGCTCCGGCTCCGAAACCCGGGCAGATGATGCTCTGGACCATGCAGAGTATTGCACACGGTGCGGACTATGTGAGCTTCTTCCGCTGGAGAACCGCAGTTATAGGAACAGAAATATACTGGCATGGAATCCTGGATTATGACAACAGGGACAACAGGAAACTCTCTGAGGTTCACAGAATCTGGAAACGTATCCAGGCTGTCAATGAGATGGCAGGAGCGGAATATCAGGCAGCATTTGGGCTTGTGCGGGACTACGATAATATATGGGATTCCCAGTTGGATGTGTGGCACATGCGGCTGGCGAAGAAAAGTGAAAAAGAGATTTTTACAGCCTCACAGATCAGCCACACACCTATGGATATGGTGTATCTTCTGGAGGATACAGATGCAGAGGAACTGATGAAATATCCTGTTCTCATTTATCCCCACCCCCTGATCCTCACAGAGAAAAGAGCAGAGGTGCTGGAGCAGTACGTGAAGGCAGGCGGATGCCTGATCCTGGGATGCAGAACAGGGCAGAAGGATGAGAACGGCAGGTGTGTGATGCAGCCAATGCCGGGTCTTCTCTCCTCTCTTGCACAGACAGATGTGAAGGAGTTTACGTTTATAGGGCCGGCGGACGATGCAGTGTTCATGGATTGGCAAGGAAAACAGGTGGAGACAGGGCTGTTTAATGATATTCTTGCCACCACAGGGCCGGATGTCAGAATTTTGGCAAAATACAGCTCTAACTATTATGAAGGGCGCCCGGCGCTGGCAGAGACTGTATGCGGCAAGGGAAAGGTTCTGCATTTCGGAGGAACCTTTACCAGAGAAAATGTAAAGGAATTCCTGGCCTATACAGGAGTGCTGAGTCCTTATCAGGAACTGGTGGAGGTGCCGGAGGCCTGTGAAATAGCCATGAGGGTGAAGGATGGAAAAAAATATCTCTTTGTTCTGAACTATGGCAAAGAGCCGCAGAAAATTGTGCTCAAAGAGGCAGTCATGGATATGGACACAAAAGATGAGGTACAGGGAAATGTCCTGCTTAAGGGATATGAGACCAAAGTTTACAGGATTTTTTAA
- a CDS encoding cache domain-containing sensor histidine kinase gives MTEKGKGKLKITGIRKKMLLVFAVLITITGAGISVFSAAVFKQGYGKISKVYLQDITQQTTNNLENMIQTIEDINIQILSSSVIQEQLEIVNGQEMELYSIRNISKIVERELETNALFSSDVVSLSVFSKSGLEFSVKKITGRGTDLAFSEREIYAANGTTLWGLVGPDDDICIAKAILDLTTMRPIGYINIVYEREYFGDIVRDNSTEYSGACYVVDRDGVITVTNHERYLGDEFPVEIEKLRESETWRYDILNGTNSFYYVGNEMPNGWTLVEAVSVKEFYKNTYRVIGLTGIFLLGILILSFISVSMATKHIAKPTQDLLESMKLFGMGNLSHRVEVKTTDEIGQIGSEYNRMAENIETLIEKVYKMEITQKQAEIDFLCMQINPHFLYNTLDTISWMAIMQGNLDISEMTISLADLLRAMIQKDRFVTVEDEMKTVKDYLLIQGQRFGDKISVIYDIDEQAYPCRIPNFILQPLIENAIIHGLEPKLEKGTLRVQIKLENEAVAFCIADNGVGMSREEIQALYEKCEMNDTNQNIGLKNVYRRLILCYGETSRLHIESEKHRGTKIKFILPMTIIGQQEEEN, from the coding sequence ATGACAGAAAAAGGAAAAGGGAAGCTGAAGATCACGGGAATAAGAAAAAAGATGCTGCTTGTATTTGCCGTTCTTATTACCATAACAGGTGCCGGCATCTCTGTCTTTTCCGCGGCGGTTTTCAAACAGGGATATGGAAAAATCTCCAAGGTCTATCTCCAGGACATAACACAGCAGACCACCAACAATCTTGAAAACATGATACAGACCATAGAGGATATCAATATTCAGATCCTGTCCAGCTCTGTGATACAGGAACAGCTTGAAATTGTAAACGGACAGGAGATGGAGCTGTACAGTATCAGGAATATCAGCAAGATCGTGGAACGGGAGCTGGAGACAAATGCTCTGTTCAGTTCCGATGTGGTTTCCCTGAGTGTCTTCTCAAAAAGCGGTCTGGAATTCTCTGTGAAGAAGATCACGGGGCGGGGGACTGATCTGGCATTTTCCGAGAGGGAGATCTATGCCGCCAACGGGACAACCCTCTGGGGGCTGGTAGGACCGGATGATGACATCTGCATAGCCAAGGCCATTCTGGATCTGACCACTATGAGGCCTATAGGATATATTAATATTGTTTATGAGAGAGAATATTTTGGTGACATTGTCAGAGATAATTCCACAGAATATTCCGGAGCGTGTTATGTAGTGGACCGGGATGGGGTGATCACAGTCACGAACCATGAAAGATACCTGGGAGATGAATTTCCTGTTGAGATAGAGAAATTGAGAGAGTCCGAGACATGGCGGTATGACATACTGAATGGGACAAATTCTTTTTATTATGTGGGGAATGAGATGCCGAATGGATGGACCCTGGTGGAGGCGGTATCTGTAAAGGAGTTTTACAAAAATACATACAGGGTGATCGGATTAACCGGTATTTTTCTTCTGGGAATCTTAATCCTCAGCTTTATCTCTGTGAGCATGGCGACGAAGCATATTGCAAAGCCCACCCAGGACCTTCTGGAGAGCATGAAGCTGTTTGGAATGGGAAACCTGTCTCACAGGGTGGAGGTTAAGACCACAGACGAGATCGGACAGATAGGAAGCGAGTATAACCGCATGGCGGAGAATATCGAGACCCTCATTGAAAAGGTGTATAAAATGGAGATCACGCAGAAGCAGGCTGAGATTGACTTTTTATGTATGCAGATCAATCCGCATTTCCTCTATAATACCCTGGATACCATCAGTTGGATGGCCATCATGCAGGGGAATCTGGATATCTCAGAGATGACGATATCTCTGGCAGACTTGTTGAGGGCAATGATCCAGAAGGACAGATTTGTCACTGTGGAGGATGAGATGAAGACGGTGAAGGATTATCTGCTGATACAGGGACAGAGGTTCGGTGATAAGATTTCTGTTATATATGATATAGATGAACAGGCATATCCCTGCCGGATTCCTAACTTTATCCTTCAGCCTCTGATCGAAAATGCTATCATCCATGGACTGGAACCAAAGCTTGAGAAGGGGACGCTGCGCGTGCAGATAAAATTGGAAAATGAGGCAGTGGCATTTTGTATTGCGGACAACGGAGTGGGAATGAGCAGGGAGGAAATTCAGGCATTGTATGAGAAATGCGAGATGAATGATACCAATCAAAATATTGGACTTAAAAATGTTTACCGAAGACTCATCCTGTGTTATGGTGAAACCAGCAGGCTTCATATAGAGAGCGAAAAGCACAGAGGAACAAAAATCAAGTTTATCCTGCCCATGACGATTATAGGGCAGCAGGAGGAGGAAAACTAA
- a CDS encoding response regulator transcription factor: MNLLVADDEMAIRKGMLSLPWGNIGIENVYEAENGLQAKEILQQQKVDIMISDIKMPGLTGLELAEYVKEYDLDTAVILLTGFSDFSYAQKAIRNEVFDYMLKPLRPRDILETVSGVMRRLEQRRYQEKVVRRYETDADSVDLGDQIRCHFRGINPQCMEILQDMAQSFTQDITLNSIADTYHFSPAYLSRMIRKETGYSFSEILNSMRLAEAVWLLREDSVKIGLLCEKSGFRDARYFSQVFKKAFGCSPGEFRKNAGQQKSHSIKSILELIQEKK; encoded by the coding sequence ATGAATTTACTGGTTGCGGATGATGAAATGGCTATTCGGAAGGGAATGCTCTCCCTTCCCTGGGGCAATATCGGGATTGAAAATGTGTATGAGGCAGAAAACGGACTGCAGGCCAAAGAGATACTGCAGCAGCAGAAGGTTGACATCATGATCAGTGATATTAAAATGCCCGGCCTTACAGGGCTTGAACTGGCTGAATATGTAAAAGAGTATGATCTGGATACAGCCGTGATACTCCTGACAGGATTTTCTGACTTTTCTTATGCCCAGAAAGCAATCAGAAATGAGGTCTTTGACTATATGCTGAAACCCCTGAGACCCAGGGATATTCTGGAAACGGTATCAGGGGTAATGAGGCGGCTGGAACAGAGGCGCTATCAGGAGAAGGTGGTGCGCAGATATGAGACAGATGCGGACAGTGTTGATCTGGGAGACCAGATACGCTGCCATTTCCGGGGCATCAATCCCCAGTGCATGGAGATCCTTCAGGATATGGCACAGAGCTTTACACAGGATATCACATTGAACTCCATTGCAGACACCTACCATTTTTCACCGGCGTATCTTTCCAGAATGATCAGGAAGGAGACAGGTTACTCCTTCAGCGAGATTTTAAACAGTATGCGCCTGGCTGAAGCAGTGTGGCTGCTTCGTGAAGACAGCGTGAAAATTGGACTGCTGTGTGAAAAATCAGGGTTCCGGGACGCCAGATATTTCAGCCAGGTGTTCAAAAAAGCATTTGGATGCAGCCCGGGAGAATTCAGGAAAAACGCCGGACAGCAGAAAAGTCACAGCATTAAGAGCATACTGGAGCTGATACAGGAAAAGAAATGA
- a CDS encoding carbohydrate ABC transporter permease: protein MKLSAKDKVFLVLKYIVLGIFTILCLYPLLWLFLSSFKTNTELYANPWGLPEQFRLDNYVQAITEGHILQYFGNSVIIAVSAVLVAVVLSSMVSYAITRMEWRLSKLTLNIFLLGMMIPVYAMVVPLFSMFNRMGLLNTHLAVIIPHIAIAFPMAIFIMTGFMGSLPKEMEEAAVMDGCNIYQIFFKIIMPISKSSIVTVAVVTFINIWNDLLLPQIFLTDSSKMTLPVGLTEFQGQYATNYVAEIAAVIITIVPSVIVYIWLHRHIMEGMVAGAVKG from the coding sequence ATGAAATTATCGGCAAAGGATAAGGTTTTTCTTGTACTGAAATATATTGTGCTGGGGATTTTTACCATACTGTGTCTTTATCCTCTTTTGTGGCTGTTTTTAAGCTCATTTAAGACAAATACAGAGCTGTATGCAAACCCCTGGGGACTGCCGGAGCAGTTTAGGCTGGATAATTATGTTCAGGCCATAACAGAGGGGCACATTTTGCAATATTTCGGCAACTCTGTTATTATTGCAGTATCAGCCGTTTTGGTGGCAGTTGTGCTGAGCAGTATGGTGTCTTATGCGATCACAAGAATGGAGTGGAGGCTGTCTAAGCTGACGCTGAATATATTTTTGCTGGGAATGATGATCCCGGTGTATGCTATGGTGGTTCCCCTGTTTTCCATGTTCAACAGGATGGGGCTTTTGAATACGCATCTGGCAGTTATCATACCGCATATTGCAATTGCTTTTCCTATGGCAATATTTATTATGACGGGATTTATGGGTTCTCTTCCAAAGGAAATGGAGGAGGCTGCTGTTATGGATGGGTGTAATATCTACCAGATATTTTTTAAGATCATTATGCCTATCTCCAAATCGTCTATCGTGACGGTAGCGGTGGTTACTTTTATCAATATATGGAATGACCTTCTGCTTCCCCAGATTTTTCTGACGGATTCCTCCAAGATGACGCTTCCGGTGGGGCTGACAGAATTCCAGGGACAGTATGCAACCAATTATGTGGCAGAAATTGCGGCGGTCATTATCACCATCGTTCCAAGTGTCATTGTTTACATATGGCTGCACAGACATATTATGGAAGGCATGGTGGCAGGAGCAGTAAAGGGTTGA
- a CDS encoding carbohydrate ABC transporter permease, translating into MNKVLGNKKSIAVFVLPAFLIYAVFVLVPIGYNVYVSFLQTDLMSPSKFVGFKNYVNLFRDSTFTGALRNNILMVIGSLIAHLPLALLFGNILFQKIKGSHFFQTVFFLPSVICGVAVGLTWTFVYNSEFGLLNKFLEVIGLESLQHVWLSDKNLALFCIIVVVMWQFVGYHMIIQLAAMKNIPSSYYEAAEIDGASKWVQFKSITFPLIKPILKVDAVLIITGSLKYYDLIAVMTGGGPNHATELMSTYMFYQGFRTLKYGYSAGIGVILLILCMCSVLLSNLVFRSEPVEF; encoded by the coding sequence ATGAATAAGGTTTTAGGAAATAAGAAGAGTATCGCGGTTTTTGTGCTGCCGGCTTTTTTGATATATGCGGTTTTTGTGTTGGTGCCTATCGGATATAATGTGTATGTAAGTTTTTTGCAGACAGATCTGATGAGTCCGAGCAAGTTTGTGGGGTTTAAGAATTATGTAAATTTATTCCGGGATTCTACCTTTACCGGAGCTTTGAGGAACAATATTCTGATGGTGATCGGGTCATTGATCGCGCATTTGCCGCTGGCGCTGTTGTTTGGAAATATTTTATTTCAGAAAATTAAGGGAAGTCATTTCTTTCAGACGGTGTTTTTCCTGCCGAGTGTCATCTGCGGAGTGGCTGTGGGGCTGACCTGGACTTTTGTGTATAACTCGGAGTTTGGACTGCTCAATAAATTTTTGGAAGTGATCGGACTGGAGAGTCTGCAGCATGTGTGGCTGTCCGATAAGAATCTGGCGCTGTTTTGTATCATTGTGGTGGTGATGTGGCAGTTTGTGGGATATCACATGATTATCCAGCTTGCAGCTATGAAGAATATCCCCTCCTCTTATTATGAGGCGGCGGAGATAGACGGGGCCAGTAAATGGGTACAGTTTAAGAGTATTACCTTTCCTCTGATCAAACCTATTTTGAAGGTGGATGCTGTACTGATCATCACAGGCTCCCTGAAATATTATGATCTGATAGCAGTTATGACCGGAGGCGGTCCCAATCATGCTACGGAACTTATGTCAACCTATATGTTTTACCAGGGGTTCCGGACACTGAAGTATGGGTATTCCGCCGGGATCGGCGTGATTCTGCTGATCCTGTGCATGTGTTCTGTATTGCTGTCAAACCTGGTGTTCCGTTCGGAACCTGTTGAATTTTAA
- a CDS encoding ABC transporter substrate-binding protein, with protein MRKRTTAILLTAAMTAGMLAGCGGSQGDGSKEASGSGGKEGDSDTLTVMCVGTEADTYIDAYNSIAEKFSEDNEFGVKVKIDFYENEQYKTKLTTLMASNAVPDVFFTWELSYLQPFVEGGKVTDITSYLEKDAEWKDSFADGTLELLSYDGKNYGIPTQKSLCVMFYNKKIFEENGVQVPSTYDEFLSVCDTLKNNGVTPMAMCGTDAWIPAQFVQQIAGGMAGDKLFQDICDGSEKWNNETHVKAAEEVKKMADAGYFQDGYIGMGPEESTDLFTNGKSAMYFMGAWDADKIQKSGIGEDAGAFVLPAYDAQFNNISVGSVDTSFAVSETCKNKDAAVAFLKFWTSQEMEEMLLYENSRIPADNFELDTSKLTPLMGEVLTISNEQVGLTPWWDRQFGAGEGVEFNNTCVSVLGGEDAKGAFDALQQFAEDNADR; from the coding sequence ATGAGAAAGAGAACAACAGCTATATTGCTAACAGCAGCCATGACAGCCGGCATGCTGGCAGGATGCGGAGGCAGCCAGGGAGACGGAAGTAAAGAGGCTTCCGGTTCAGGAGGAAAAGAAGGGGACAGCGATACCCTGACCGTTATGTGTGTGGGGACAGAGGCAGATACTTATATTGATGCCTACAACTCCATTGCTGAAAAGTTTTCAGAAGATAATGAGTTTGGGGTAAAGGTAAAGATTGATTTTTATGAAAATGAACAGTATAAGACAAAGCTGACGACTCTGATGGCCTCAAATGCGGTGCCGGATGTGTTCTTTACATGGGAATTGTCCTATCTGCAGCCGTTTGTGGAGGGTGGTAAGGTAACGGATATCACGTCCTATCTGGAGAAGGATGCAGAGTGGAAGGACAGCTTTGCGGACGGAACCCTTGAGCTGCTGTCATATGACGGTAAAAATTATGGAATCCCTACGCAGAAATCATTATGTGTTATGTTTTATAACAAAAAGATATTTGAGGAAAACGGAGTTCAGGTGCCTTCTACATATGATGAGTTTCTGAGTGTGTGTGATACCCTGAAAAATAATGGGGTGACACCAATGGCTATGTGCGGTACAGACGCCTGGATCCCTGCCCAGTTTGTACAGCAGATTGCAGGCGGAATGGCAGGCGACAAACTTTTCCAGGATATTTGTGACGGAAGTGAAAAGTGGAACAATGAAACCCATGTAAAAGCGGCCGAAGAAGTGAAGAAAATGGCAGATGCGGGATACTTTCAGGATGGATACATCGGCATGGGACCGGAGGAATCAACAGATTTATTTACCAACGGAAAATCCGCCATGTATTTTATGGGAGCATGGGACGCGGATAAGATCCAGAAGAGCGGTATAGGGGAAGACGCAGGGGCTTTTGTACTGCCGGCCTATGACGCACAGTTCAATAATATTTCCGTAGGCTCAGTGGATACCAGCTTTGCAGTATCGGAGACCTGTAAAAATAAAGACGCGGCTGTGGCATTTTTAAAATTCTGGACCTCCCAGGAAATGGAGGAGATGCTGCTGTACGAAAACAGCAGAATACCGGCAGACAATTTTGAACTGGATACCAGTAAACTGACACCGCTTATGGGAGAAGTGCTGACGATCTCCAATGAGCAGGTAGGACTGACTCCCTGGTGGGACAGGCAGTTTGGAGCCGGAGAAGGCGTGGAGTTTAACAATACCTGCGTCTCGGTTCTTGGAGGGGAAGACGCAAAAGGGGCGTTTGATGCCCTGCAGCAGTTTGCGGAGGATAATGCAGACAGGTAA
- a CDS encoding MATE family efflux transporter: MGTKPMESNQITEGVIWKQILLFFFPIMLGTLFQQLYNTADAIVVGRFVGKEALACVGGSSGQIINLVVGFFVGLSSGATVIIARYYGARNKKDLNATLHTAAALSIAGSIIITVLGLLLTPFMLDLMHTPENVMAGSASYLRIYFGGIIFVFIYNVGSAILRAVGDSKRPLYYLIVCCFINIFLDVLLVVGLDLGVEGAAIATLISQAVSAVLVVRALMQPGGMYLLEMKNIRFHRFLLKSIVTIGLPAGIQSVMYNISNIIIQTSLNNLGTDTMAAYTAFGKMDSIYWMISGAFSIAITTFVGQNYGAGKYSRMKRSVFVCLFMDFIASILVSALFLLFGSYIFRMFTQDPEVIKVGMKIIQVIAPSYVLFIFIEILSSALRGIGDVLIPMIMTCGGVCLLRIFWIFAVVPHIPGIQSILMSYPISWALTAVLFIIYYFVKQKKFYKSLPNEM; the protein is encoded by the coding sequence ATGGGTACAAAACCAATGGAAAGCAATCAGATCACAGAAGGAGTCATCTGGAAACAGATTCTCCTGTTTTTCTTTCCCATTATGCTGGGCACATTATTTCAGCAGCTTTACAACACGGCAGACGCCATCGTGGTAGGCCGTTTTGTGGGTAAGGAAGCTCTTGCCTGCGTGGGCGGTTCTTCCGGGCAGATCATCAACCTGGTAGTGGGATTTTTTGTGGGGCTTTCATCCGGTGCCACAGTCATCATCGCCAGATACTACGGAGCCAGAAATAAAAAGGACTTAAACGCCACTCTGCACACAGCGGCAGCCCTTTCCATCGCGGGCAGTATCATCATCACTGTCCTCGGCCTGCTCCTTACGCCTTTCATGCTGGATCTGATGCACACACCTGAAAATGTAATGGCAGGTTCCGCGTCTTATCTGCGCATTTATTTCGGAGGAATCATATTTGTCTTTATCTACAATGTGGGTTCTGCCATCTTAAGGGCAGTGGGGGATTCCAAACGTCCTCTTTATTATCTGATCGTATGCTGCTTTATCAATATATTTCTGGATGTGCTTTTAGTGGTGGGACTGGATCTAGGCGTTGAGGGCGCTGCCATTGCCACACTGATATCACAGGCGGTGAGTGCTGTCCTGGTGGTGCGGGCACTCATGCAGCCCGGAGGCATGTACCTTCTGGAGATGAAAAACATCCGTTTTCACAGATTCCTGCTCAAGTCCATAGTCACGATCGGTCTTCCCGCCGGAATCCAATCCGTCATGTATAATATCTCAAATATTATCATACAGACCTCGCTGAATAATCTGGGGACAGATACCATGGCGGCTTACACCGCATTCGGCAAAATGGACTCTATTTACTGGATGATATCCGGTGCTTTTTCCATTGCCATCACCACCTTCGTGGGGCAGAACTACGGAGCAGGCAAATACTCCCGTATGAAGAGAAGCGTGTTTGTCTGCCTGTTCATGGACTTTATCGCGTCTATACTGGTAAGTGCCCTTTTCCTGCTGTTTGGCAGCTATATCTTCCGCATGTTCACCCAGGACCCGGAGGTTATCAAAGTGGGAATGAAGATCATCCAGGTGATCGCGCCCAGCTATGTATTGTTTATCTTCATCGAAATCCTTTCCAGCGCCCTCCGCGGTATCGGGGATGTGCTGATCCCTATGATCATGACCTGCGGCGGCGTCTGCCTGCTCAGGATCTTCTGGATTTTTGCAGTCGTACCGCATATTCCCGGAATCCAGAGCATACTTATGAGTTACCCGATCTCCTGGGCACTGACAGCCGTGCTGTTTATTATCTATTACTTTGTGAAACAGAAAAAATTTTATAAGAGCCTTCCCAATGAAATGTAG
- a CDS encoding amylo-alpha-1,6-glucosidase, whose product MKLNLMEVPFSTRGSYLAVSYLEGKFQGKEVETGLYLRTVHGSAKSSFLARITPVHEKKALQYTYEAKPQNIRIHTEYGEAGIAFADDKTMVFNGDVDLELDFMSEGTMFTFAQPWKSGDRDFYLVNCFNGNSRYMLRAGEGTITLDQKWSVSTAEYCRLLLGAGTGEKYTVTLEENFEDWMDRGLDYDYEEVVNNSLHQFMEFYRSMPTVPAEYEEAALVAAYVDWASIVSPCGVLQRESMFMSKNWMCNVWSWDHCFNAMALAYNNPKEAWDQFMVMFDFQKESGNIPDSVNDAVVINNYCKPPIHGWTLKKLMKIMDLSKEQLLEAYEKLSRWTNWWLNCRDENGDGLCEYTHGNDSGWDNATAFSQLPPVTLPDLNAFLVLQMDVLADVAEKLGYMSDVDMWKTRSERMMQRMLDVLFRDDRPAALAGFDMKQVETDSLILYLPIILGDKLPEKIRRNMTESIKSEKFNTKYGLATESIKSSAYEADGYWRGPIWAPSTMIILDGMRECGENEFVQEITHKFCRMVQKSGCAENFDALTGCGLRDRAYTWTASVMLVMAHEYLN is encoded by the coding sequence GTGAAGCTTAATTTAATGGAGGTGCCGTTCAGCACCAGAGGGTCTTATCTGGCAGTGTCCTATCTGGAAGGGAAATTCCAGGGAAAGGAAGTTGAGACCGGACTGTATCTCAGAACGGTTCACGGTTCTGCAAAATCTTCTTTCCTTGCCCGTATCACTCCGGTGCACGAGAAAAAAGCACTGCAGTATACATATGAGGCAAAGCCTCAGAATATCAGAATCCACACAGAATACGGGGAGGCGGGAATTGCCTTTGCGGATGATAAGACAATGGTGTTTAACGGGGATGTGGATCTGGAGCTGGACTTTATGTCAGAGGGGACTATGTTTACCTTTGCGCAGCCCTGGAAGTCAGGGGACAGGGATTTTTATCTTGTAAATTGTTTTAACGGCAACTCCCGCTATATGCTCCGTGCCGGGGAGGGTACCATCACACTGGACCAGAAATGGAGTGTGAGCACAGCGGAGTATTGCCGGCTGCTGCTAGGGGCAGGTACAGGGGAAAAGTATACAGTTACACTGGAAGAGAATTTTGAAGACTGGATGGACAGAGGCCTGGACTATGATTATGAGGAAGTGGTAAATAACAGTCTGCATCAGTTCATGGAATTTTACCGCTCTATGCCTACGGTTCCCGCAGAATATGAGGAGGCAGCTCTGGTTGCGGCGTACGTGGACTGGGCAAGTATTGTATCTCCCTGCGGCGTACTCCAAAGGGAATCCATGTTCATGTCAAAAAACTGGATGTGCAATGTATGGAGCTGGGACCACTGCTTTAATGCCATGGCTCTGGCCTACAATAATCCTAAGGAGGCATGGGATCAGTTCATGGTCATGTTTGACTTCCAGAAAGAATCGGGAAATATTCCTGACAGCGTCAATGACGCGGTGGTCATCAATAATTACTGTAAGCCTCCCATTCACGGCTGGACTTTGAAAAAGCTCATGAAGATTATGGACCTTAGCAAAGAACAACTCCTGGAAGCCTATGAGAAACTGAGCAGATGGACAAACTGGTGGCTGAATTGCAGAGATGAAAATGGGGACGGGCTTTGTGAGTATACACACGGAAATGACTCCGGCTGGGATAACGCCACAGCATTTTCCCAACTGCCGCCTGTTACACTGCCTGATCTGAACGCATTTCTTGTACTCCAGATGGATGTTCTGGCTGATGTGGCGGAGAAACTGGGATATATGTCAGATGTGGATATGTGGAAGACACGGTCTGAACGGATGATGCAGAGGATGCTGGACGTCCTTTTCCGTGATGACAGACCGGCTGCTCTGGCGGGATTTGATATGAAACAGGTGGAGACAGACAGCCTGATCCTGTACCTTCCTATCATACTGGGAGATAAGCTGCCGGAGAAGATCCGCAGGAACATGACAGAGTCCATAAAGAGTGAAAAATTCAACACAAAATACGGATTGGCAACTGAGAGCATAAAGAGCAGTGCGTATGAAGCTGACGGCTACTGGAGAGGGCCGATCTGGGCGCCGAGTACCATGATCATTTTGGATGGAATGAGAGAATGCGGGGAAAACGAATTTGTGCAGGAGATCACCCACAAGTTCTGCCGTATGGTGCAGAAAAGCGGCTGTGCGGAGAACTTTGACGCGCTGACCGGATGCGGTCTGCGTGACAGAGCATACACATGGACTGCCAGTGTTATGCTGGTAATGGCTCACGAGTATCTGAATTGA